The following are encoded in a window of Sminthopsis crassicaudata isolate SCR6 chromosome 5, ASM4859323v1, whole genome shotgun sequence genomic DNA:
- the ARHGEF25 gene encoding rho guanine nucleotide exchange factor 25 isoform X2 — protein MREDHRGGRCACPHVIRKVLAKCGCCFPRGGRESYSIAGSEGSVSASVASVLAPTSVPSSGLSSGPCSPGPPGPVSSLRRWLDHSRHCLSVETETDSEQTGSCQGWIRESTLASGEELPELTLLTTLLEGPGGRTQESTTSQPPEETPSQTTESEEEKKKRALDRSMFVLSELVETEKMYVEDLGQIVEGYMATMTAQGIPESLRGRDRIVFGNIQQIYEWHRDYFLQELQKCLQDPDWLAQLFIKHERRLHMYVIYCQNKPKSEHVMSEFGDSYFEELRQQLGHRLQLNDLLIKPVQRIMKYQLLLKDFLKYYSKAKKNTEELERAVEVMCFVPKRCNDMMSLGRLRGFEGKLTTQGKLLGQDTFWVTEPEAGGLLPARGRERRVFLFEQIIIFSEALGGGVRGGTQAGYVYKNSIKVSCLGLEKNTQGDPCRFTLTSRGPEGGVQRYILQASDSAISEVWTQEIAQILESQRNFLNALQSPIEYQRRESQTNSLGRTGGSVGGSPGRIRLGDRAPVSIHTPINASLPSLLLPPVGVAECSLSQNEQALPESEAPVCQARLAKLDEDEL, from the exons AGTCCTATTCCATTGCTGGCAGTGAAGGCAGTGTCTCTGCTTCTGTTGCCTCTGTCCTGGCCCCCACTTCTGTTCCTAGCTCTGGACTCAGCTCTGGTCCCTGTTCCCCTGGACCCCCAGGGCCTGTCAGTAGCTTGAGGCGGTGGTTGGACCACTCTAGACACTGCCTCAgtgtggaaactgagacagacagtgAGCAGACAGGATCATGTCAG GGATGGATTCGGGAGTCAACTCTAGCCTCAGGGGAGGAACTACCAGAACTGACCTTACTGACCACTTTATTGGAAGGACCTGGAGGCAGAACCCAG GAAAGTACAACTTCCCAGCCCCCTGAGGAGACTCCCTCTCAGACTAcagaaagtgaggaagaaaaaaagaagagggctTTGGACAGGAGTAT GTTTGTTTTGAGTGAACTGGTGGAAACAGAGAAAATGTATGTGGAGGACTTGGGACAGATTGTGGAG GGCTACATGGCAACCATGACAGCTCAGGGCATCCCTGAAAGTCTTCGAGGTCGGGACAGGATTGTGTTTGGGAATATCCAGCAAATCTACGAATGgcacagaga TTACTTCCTTCAAGAACTACAGAAATGTCTTCAGGATCCTGATTGGCTGGCTCAGCTCTTCATTAAGCAT GAGAGGAGGCTACACATGTATGTTATTTACTGCCAGAACAAACCAAAGTCTGAGCATGTCATGTCTGAATTTGGAGATAGCTATTTTGAG GAACTCCGTCAGCAGCTTGGTCACCGTCTTCAACTTAATGACCTTCTCATCAAACCTGTCCAGCGAATCATGAAGTACCAGCTGCTACTTAAG GATTTCCTCAAATATTATAGTAAAGCTAAGAAGAATACTGAAGAGCTTGAG AGAGCAGTAGAGGTCATGTGCTTTGTGCCGAAGCGCTGCAATGACATGATGAGTCTGGGGCGACTTCGAGGCTTTGAG GGCAAGTTGACCACCCAGGGGAAGCTTCTGGGTCAGGACACATTCTGGGTTACGGAACCTGAAGCTGGGGGGCTGCTCCCTGCTCGGGGTCGAGAAAGACGCGTCTTCCTCTTTGAACAAATCATCATCTTCAGCGAGGCCCTAGGGGGAGGGGTCAGGGGTGGGACACAAGCTGGATATGTCTATAAGAACAGTATCAAG GTCAGCTGTCTGGGCCTAGAGAAGAACACTCAGGGGGATCCCTGCCGGTTCACCCTGACTTCAAGAGGGCCAGAGGGTGGTGTCCAGCGCTATATTCTACAGGCTTCAGATTCAGCAATCAGTGAGGTCTGGACTCAGGAAATAGCCCAGATCCTGGAAAGTCAGAGGAACTTCCTCAATG CATTGCAGTCACCGATTGAATACCAACGGCGGGAGAGCCAGACTAACAGCTTGGGAAGGACAGGAGGGTCTGTGGGGGGAAGCCCTGGACGAATCCGGCTTGGGGACCGAGCCCCAGTCAGCATACATACACCCATCAatgcctcccttccttccctgttGCTGCCCCCAGTGGGGGTAGCTGAATGCTCCCTGTCTCAGAATGAACAG GCCCTTCCTGAATCTGAAGCTCCTGTCTGCCAGGCCAGGTTGGCCAAGCTGGATGAAGATGAGCTATGA